One Nostoc sp. UHCC 0302 DNA window includes the following coding sequences:
- a CDS encoding DUF3084 domain-containing protein: protein MTTGYILIAAILILGGVIATVGDRIGTRVGKARLSLFNLRPKNTAVLVTIFTGGLISASTLGILFAADEGLRKGVFELEDIQRDLRQKREQLKTAETQKSQVENELNQARLAQTKAQQDLQAINQSLQAVTAKQKQTQAQLNRTISQQAQTQTQLQRTQSQLDQVVTRYQQAIAELQSVYDQRKELQAAVEQLKAERQRLYAEAKKAIDEAKTAIEKRDRELANRQVAIEQRDQKIAQLDQLIQKRNLEITAREQVIAKRETRLKELEQQQDYLEGEVARLEKYYQSYRDLRLGKLAIVRGQVLAAAVVQVNQAAAAREAIIQLLQEANRNANLELSEPGTNPANVQLVRVTQERIEQLSKQIQDGREYVVRIFSAGNYVRGEKQIEFFADTARNQLVFSKGQVLATATADPKTMTSYQLRQRLDLLISASQFRARNAGIVESVQIEGTFLRFVSQLGQYPQPLEIKAIAAEDTYTVGPLRVKLVAIVNGQVIFST, encoded by the coding sequence ATGACCACCGGGTACATCCTTATCGCAGCAATTTTAATTTTGGGAGGCGTAATTGCAACCGTGGGCGATCGCATCGGCACACGGGTTGGCAAGGCTCGCCTCTCACTCTTTAACCTGCGTCCAAAAAATACCGCTGTATTAGTCACTATTTTTACAGGTGGTTTAATTTCAGCATCAACTCTAGGGATTTTGTTTGCTGCTGATGAAGGTTTACGAAAAGGCGTCTTTGAGCTAGAAGATATTCAAAGAGACCTTAGACAAAAGCGGGAACAGTTAAAAACGGCAGAAACTCAAAAAAGCCAAGTAGAAAATGAGCTAAATCAAGCTAGACTTGCACAAACTAAGGCACAGCAAGACTTGCAAGCAATTAATCAATCGCTGCAAGCAGTAACCGCTAAACAAAAGCAAACGCAAGCCCAACTTAACCGTACTATTAGCCAACAAGCTCAAACTCAAACTCAGCTCCAACGTACCCAAAGCCAGTTAGATCAAGTAGTAACTCGCTATCAACAAGCGATCGCTGAACTGCAAAGCGTTTACGATCAAAGAAAAGAATTACAAGCGGCAGTTGAACAACTCAAAGCAGAACGCCAACGACTGTACGCTGAAGCCAAAAAAGCCATTGATGAAGCCAAAACAGCCATTGAAAAACGCGATCGCGAACTTGCCAATCGCCAAGTAGCAATTGAACAACGGGATCAAAAGATTGCTCAGCTAGATCAATTGATTCAAAAGCGTAATTTAGAAATTACAGCTAGAGAGCAAGTGATTGCTAAACGAGAAACGCGTCTTAAAGAGTTAGAACAACAACAAGACTATTTAGAAGGGGAAGTGGCCCGGCTAGAAAAATATTATCAGTCCTACCGGGATCTGCGTTTGGGTAAACTTGCTATAGTTCGTGGTCAAGTTCTTGCTGCTGCTGTAGTTCAGGTTAATCAAGCTGCCGCAGCCCGTGAAGCAATAATCCAACTTTTACAAGAAGCCAACCGTAATGCCAACCTGGAATTAAGCGAGCCTGGTACAAATCCTGCAAATGTACAGTTAGTGCGTGTCACTCAAGAGAGGATTGAACAATTAAGCAAGCAGATTCAAGATGGTCGAGAATACGTGGTGCGAATCTTCTCCGCTGGCAACTACGTTAGGGGAGAAAAGCAGATAGAATTTTTTGCAGATACAGCGCGAAATCAATTGGTATTTTCGAAAGGTCAAGTGCTGGCTACAGCCACCGCTGATCCCAAAACCATGACATCTTATCAGTTGCGGCAACGTTTGGATCTGCTTATTTCTGCTTCTCAATTTCGCGCTCGTAATGCCGGAATTGTCGAAAGTGTGCAAATAGAAGGTACTTTCCTGCGGTTTGTTTCCCAGCTAGGGCAGTACCCTCAACCATTGGAAATCAAAGCGATCGCAGCGGAAGACACATATACAGTTGGGCCTTTAAGAGTGAAACTAGTGGCAATAGTAAATGGACAAGTTATTTTTAGTACTTAA